From the Burkholderia sp. WP9 genome, the window GAATGCGGCCCTCCCTGATCAGTTTGATGGTCTCCACGCTGCCGTCAAAGCCGATGATAGGAACTTTCAGGCCTGCTTCCTCGTTCGCCTGCAATACGCCAATGGCCTCTGAATCATTTTCGGCGAAGACGCCATCGATCTTCGGATGCGCGACGATGGCATCTTCCATTACTTTGCGCGAGTCGATCTGGTTCCAGTTGCCGGACTGCGAAGCAACGACCTTGATGGCTGGGAACTCTTTCAACGCGCGGTCGAACCCGGTGTTTCTGACCATCACGGCTGATGACCCCGGGTAGCCGGTAATCTGGACAACGTTGCCTTTTCCGCCCATCTTCTGAAAGAGAAGCTTGGCGATCTGATAGGCATTGGCGTCGTCGTCGGGTTCGAAGAAGCCGGCATAGGCGTGGTTCGGGACGTCGAGAGGGTGATACCACGGCACGGTATCCCAGACACCAACGTAATATCCGCCGGCGTCACGGACCTTGCTGACGAACGCAGGAATGTTGCCGATGTTCTGTGCGTTGCCAAAGAACAGCTTCGTCCCTGCCTGAAGTTGCGACTCATAGTTCTGGAGTTGTTTGGTGGGATCGCCTTCGTTGGTCAACGCCCGATATTCGATGCCCAGCGCATCGGCGGCGGAACGTGCGCCGCGGTCCCAGTTAGAGAAGTATTCGATATTCAGGCTGGTCACTTCTCCAACAACCACTTTTTGCCCCAGCGCCTCAGTAGAAGCCACGAGTAACGCGGCCGTCAGAATCGCCGGGGCGAAAGCACAAGCGGTCACGAAAAGGCCGCAACGAGAGGAGTTTGCCATTTCATGTCTCCTGCTGTTTGAGGGTTTTGTCCGCGAGCGTAACGAGTCAAGACTTCATCGACGGTCCGCAACGATCGCGGGCAACGTGAATTGAAAAGTCGCGCCTCGTCCAGTGACTTCGGCGACCCACAAGCGCCCGCCATGCGATTCGACAATCGAACGGCTGATACGAAGCCCCATGCCGGTGCCGTGGGATTTGGTTGTAAAGAACGGGTCGAAAATCTGTTCCGCAAGCAGCGGCGGAACCCCTATGCCGGTGTCACTGACTGAAACCAGAATCTGGTCGTTTTCGGCGCGCCGCGACCTGATCGCCATCTGACGCATTCCATCGACTTCCTTCATGGCTTCGATGCTGTTGACGATCAGATTCATCGCGACCTGCTGCAACTGCACCCGATCGCCAATGATAGGAGGAAGCCCTGCGGGCAGTTCAGTGCGGACCGATATGTCGTATCGCGCTGCCTCGCCGCGCAGAAGGGCGGCAGTTTCCCGGATGATTTCGCTTATGTCGACAACCTCGCGATTTAGCGCGCCTTTTTCGAATTGTGTGCGAATCCTGCCGATAATCTGGGCTGCGCGTTGTTCGTCACTGACGATTCTGGTGGCGGCCGCCCGCGCTTCATCGAGATTCGGCATGTCACGATCAAGCCATCGCAGGCAAGCGTTCGCATAGGCGATAGCAGCAGTAATCGGTTGATTGAGCTCGTGTGCCAGGGAAGCGGTGAGTTCTCCCATGGTTGTCGCCCGGTTGATGCGCGCCAGATCGGTCAGCGCCTGGCGCAAGACCTCTTCTGCCCGCTTGCGTTCCGTGATGTCACGAACGGCTCCGATAAATTCAAGGTTGCCGATATTGACCGCCCGGCCCGTGGCATGGACATGCTTGATTCTCCCGTCCGGCATGACGAAACGATGTTCGCTGTCGAAATCTTTCTTCTCGGTGATGGCCGCTTCAAGCGTTCGGCGAACAGCGTCCCGGTCTTCGGGGTGCATGCGTTGTACTGCGAGGTTGACGGAGGGCGTAACTCCGCGATCATATTCAAGTATGTTGTAACCTTCCTCCGACCAGTAATGCTCTCCGCTTGCAATGTTCCAGCCGAAGCTGCCTGTGTGACTGATCCTTTGCCCTTCGGCCAGGAAGGCTTCGCTGCGTTGCAGGTCGGTAAAAAGAGCGGCATTGGCCAGCGAAATAGCCGCTTGCGAAGCCAGCAACCGCAGTACCGCAACCCGGTCCGACGTGAAGACGCCCGGCGCCAGGTTGTTCTCCAGATAGAGTGCGCCGACAAGCTTCTTCTGCTTGATGATCGGCAGACACAGCATGGACCGGGCACCGCGCTGACGAATGTATTCGTCGGTCGAGAAGGCACTGTCGGCTGCGGCGTCGTGCAGGAGCAAACTCTCCTTGGTCCGCAAAACGAACTGGAAGACGGATGCCGGAAGATCCGCGCCAGTTATGGTCGCCTGGCGCAGCGCAACGATCAGCCCATCTACGCCGGTTGTGGCCTCCGCTTCGATCCGATATTCTTTCGCGCGCGGCAGAATCAATATTCCACGTTCGGCGCCGGCATATTCAATGGCCGTGCGCATGAGCGTATCGATCAGCTTTTCGTGCTCGATCTCGCCCGATACGGCCTCAGATACGCGGATGACTGTCGCCAGATCGAACTGTTCGACGGGGGCGAGAATCGTGCTCGTGTCGGACGACGTATTCTCTGCTCTAAACTGCGGATGTCGCTCCTCGATCTGCCGCACCTTCGCGTTCGCACCCCAGCGTAGATAGCAGTCCCGGGCGTCCCGGAAATAAGCATGCGCGATGCGTGCAAAGCCGCGTGCCAGATAAAAGCGAGCAGTGATCTCGTTGGCGGTGGCTTCGTTGTGGACGAGGCCTGCGGCGTGTGCTGAACTGATGGCGCGCTCGTACAGCCCTTCTGCGTCGAGCGCCCGCCCTTCGATGCGCGCCAGCTCCGCCGCGACCAGTGCCGCCCGGCTGGCAAAATTCTCGGGGCAATTCAGTGCCCATATGTTGAGCTTTTCCAGATGTTCCGCCAACCTCGCGCGATGAAA encodes:
- a CDS encoding sugar ABC transporter substrate-binding protein; translation: MANSSRCGLFVTACAFAPAILTAALLVASTEALGQKVVVGEVTSLNIEYFSNWDRGARSAADALGIEYRALTNEGDPTKQLQNYESQLQAGTKLFFGNAQNIGNIPAFVSKVRDAGGYYVGVWDTVPWYHPLDVPNHAYAGFFEPDDDANAYQIAKLLFQKMGGKGNVVQITGYPGSSAVMVRNTGFDRALKEFPAIKVVASQSGNWNQIDSRKVMEDAIVAHPKIDGVFAENDSEAIGVLQANEEAGLKVPIIGFDGSVETIKLIREGRILATISSLPAWQSGYAMVWAYDVAHGWKPSPTESMMYTGAVLISSNNVDAYEKVFNSGKLPYDWRKMSHVLHPNDWDPQNSMWPMDPVKIWGYAKTPRPAGYQLPAAYQDAIKNHDDQKIRAEYADHYKQKLTF